One window from the genome of Salvia splendens isolate huo1 chromosome 9, SspV2, whole genome shotgun sequence encodes:
- the LOC121748934 gene encoding meiosis-specific protein PAIR3-like isoform X1 — protein sequence MGTDVGRQTDIQEEQMTDRRSLSSNNRYCSQSTKMSVGILVHSISNAKTKDLQEPGAQTVEVGGSSKKNSVRCREGHSPLMEKHVIVEPKNASPWVSTRSFNPKISSSVTDKDTERAPSFPATRRTRPTSKILEKASAAHSIKYFAAKSGLGSDVCRQKNSGRENCSVENGNVDNVEHVENLVCSTEQGVQQANEQVQDKDRKKETRGHESLRIKLWEILGDVSSPNKPPPSLQCEELHLDQEKNWKQSPIRKLNLNSDTIESDSQTQISTRPITRSLARMKAARKQGSKTEATNSINRKDCQRNRIFSSKGDLSVGSYGNFMDGSLPSKGEKVIMGMSSRVETNQGVRKKDVEERQQSEKSRSIPVEKSMLQKNKVSNASSSSDRRNDVNVEPEKGNKNSSSFEFSLNAMTDRRDVQNSMVVEASKKNLQEDISDSLLKRKRNSLHPQKGIKNNSPFKIPNDQMDFQKSMDVEASKKNLEEDISDSLSKRVTENNSPFEFPLNARTDQRDVEQLMDVEALKKNLQEDISDYLLIKKRNTMQPKKDTKNNSSFEFPLHAMTDQRDVDVKASKKNLKEDISDHPLKKKRNTVHDPSSPPSDNKSRSSLQKSNQEELHDQIPAEKIFNRTGIQSFKSFLSSKSANCGPDVQQEISVGRNKQKSSPKRSIFVKPNMVMDEDSDIQSKSLTDETNSESSEDGSHCKEPEELSPEIRISEKILHNSDKSLDNEKDVGVVGSSPASDSSKGGVQDTSKLEMYMEENQEDGLTRAVALFTVALGHVKTKLKSISSRRSADILRTAVEEILSRLQNAESLVKTDVGKLTNLSHSKSKQLETRFQEKQDQLLEIHKRFKTEVTQYLQNCGSLIEDLEEHEIELKRSVEKQRAAHKKLVSQVEQEINAQLEDAESRIMAVQEMARGKMLQLKLAVAECLKHGGLS from the exons ATGGGAACGGATGTTGGTAGACAGACTGATATTCAGGAG GAGCAAATGACTGATCGTCGGAGTCTCAGTAGCAACAATCGTTACTGCAGTCAATCCACAAAGATGTCTGTAGGAATTCTTGTTCATTCTATTTCCAATGCCAAAACAAAAGACCTCCAGGAGCCAGGGGCCCAAACTGTTGAAGTTGGAGGTAGCAGCAAAAAAAATAGTGTCAGATGTCGTGAAGGGCATTCACCACTTATGGAAAAACACGTGATAGTTGAACCAAAGAATGCCTCCCCTTGGGTTTCCACTAGATCTTTCAACCCAAAGATATCTTCTTCAGTCACAGATAAAGATACAGAACGTGCACCAAGTTTCCCAGCCACCAGAAGAACACGCCCCACATCAAAGATATTAGAGAAAGCATCTGCAGCCCATTCCATCAAATATTTTGCTGCTAAGTCTGGCTTAGGATCTGATGTATGCAGACAGAAGAATTCTGGTAGAGAGAACTGTTCAGTGGAGAATGGGAATGTTGATAATGTAGAGCATGTTGAGAATCTGGTATGTTCAACTGAACAAGGAGTTCAGCAAGCGAACGAACAGGTACAAGATAAAGATAGGAAAAAAGAAACCAGGGGCCATGAATCTTTGAGGATCAAGCTGTGGGAGatcttaggagatgtttcttcaCCAAACAAACCGCCCCCCAGTCTTCAGTGTGAGGAATTGCATCTGGACCAAGAGAAGAACTGGAAGCAAAGTCCTATCAGAAAACTAAACCTTAATTCGGACACTATCGAAAGTGATTCTCAAACTCAAATTTCCACAAGGCCAATAACTCGTTCTTTAGCCCGGATGAAAGCTGCTAGAAAACAGGGTAGTAAGACTGAAGCAACAAATTCTATCAATAGAAAAGACTGTCAACGAAACAGAATATTCTCATCCAAAGGAGATCTATCTGTGGGATCATATGGTAATTTCATGGATGGTTCTTTACCTTCTAAGGGAGAAAAAGTTATTATGGGAATGAGCTCTCGAGTAGAGACAAATCAGGGTGTAAGGAAAAAAGATGTAGAAGAGAGACAGCAGTCAGAGAAGAGCAGATCAATACCAGTGGAAAAATCAATGTTGCAGAAGAATAAAGTTTCCAATGCCAGCAGTTCCTCTGACAGAAGAAATGATGTAAATGTCGAGCCAGAGAAGGGTAACAAGAATAGTTCTTCATTTGAGTTTTCTCTTAATGCAATGACTGATCGAAGGGATGTTCAGAATTCAATGGTTGTTGAAGCTTCGAAGAAGAATCTACAAGAAGACATATCTGATTCTCTgttaaaaaggaaaaggaatTCTCTTCATCCACAAAAGGGTATCAAAAATAATTCTCCATTTAAGATACCTAATGACCAAATGGATTTTCAGAAGTCAATGGATGTTGAAGCTTCAAAGAAGAATCTAGAGGAAGACATATCTGATTCTCTGTCAAAAAGGGTTACCGAAAATAATTCTCCGTTTGAGTTTCCTCTTAATGCAAGGACTGATCAAAGAGATGTTGAACAGTTAATGGATGTTGAAGCATTAAAGAAGAATCTTCAAGAAGACATTTCTGATTATCTATTAATAAAGAAAAGGAACACTATGCAGCCCAAAAAGGATACCAAGAATAATTCTTCATTTGAGTTTCCTCTTCATGCGATGACTGATCAAAGGGATGTTGATGTTAAAGCTTCCAAGAAGAATCTGAAAGAAGACATATCTGATCACCctttgaaaaagaaaaggaacaCTGTGCATGATCCTTCATCCCCTCCTTCCGACAATAAGTCACGGAGCAGTTTACAGAAAAGTAATCAAGAAGAACTTCATGATCAAATTCCTGCTGAGAAAATATTTAACAGAACAGGCATACAAAGCTTCAAAAGCTTTCTGAGTTCAAAATCAGCTAACTGCGGACCAGATGTGCAACAGGAAATTTCC gtTGGTAGGAACAAACAGAAGAGTAGTCCGAAGAGAAGCATCTTTGTGAAACCAAATATGGTAATGGATGAAGACAGTGATATCCAGTCCAAATCATTAACCGATGAGACTAATTCTGAGAGCTCTGAAGATGGATCTC ATTGCAAGGAACCAGAGGAATTGTCTCCTGAAATTCGTATATCTGAAAAGATTCTACATAATTCCGATAAAAGTCTTGACAATGAAAAAGATGTTGGAGTGGTTGGATCTAGTCCCGCATCAGATTCATCAAAAG GAGGGGTACAGGATACCAGTAAGCTTGAAATGTACATGGAAGAGAATCAGGAGGATGGCCTGACCAG GGCTGTAGCACTATTTACTGTGGCTCTGGGTCATGTTAAGACCAAACTGAAGTCAATTAGTAGCAGAAGGTCTGCCGATATTCTGCGCACTGCAGTTGAGGAAATATTGTCACGATTGCAGAATGCTGAATCTCTTGTTAAAACAGATGT GGGAAAGCTGACCAATCTAAGTCATTCAAAAAGCAAACAGCTGGAAACTAGATTTCAAG AAAAACAGGACCAGTTGCTTGAAATACATAAAAGGTTCAAAACAGAGGTTACGCAGTACCTCCAGAACTGTGGCAGCCTAATAGAAGATCTAGAAGAGCATGAGATTGAGCTCAAAAGATCGGTGGAAAAGCAAA GAGCAGCGCATAAAAAGTTAGTGTCACAAGTGGAGCAAGAAATCAATGCACAACTTGAAGATGCTGAAAGCAGAATCATGGCTGTCCAAGAG ATGGCTAGGGGAAAGATGCTTCAACTGAAACTTGCGGTGGCTGAATGCTTGAAACATGGTGGCTTAAGTTGA
- the LOC121748934 gene encoding uncharacterized protein LOC121748934 isoform X2: protein MGTDVGRQTDIQEEQMTDRRSLSSNNRYCSQSTKMSVGILVHSISNAKTKDLQEPGAQTVEVGGSSKKNSVRCREGHSPLMEKHVIVEPKNASPWVSTRSFNPKISSSVTDKDTERAPSFPATRRTRPTSKILEKASAAHSIKYFAAKSGLGSDVCRQKNSGRENCSVENGNVDNVEHVENLVCSTEQGVQQANEQVQDKDRKKETRGHESLRIKLWEILGDVSSPNKPPPSLQCEELHLDQEKNWKQSPIRKLNLNSDTIESDSQTQISTRPITRSLARMKAARKQGSKTEATNSINRKDCQRNRIFSSKGDLSVGSYGNFMDGSLPSKGEKVIMGMSSRVETNQGVRKKDVEERQQSEKSRSIPVEKSMLQKNKVSNASSSSDRRNDVNVEPEKGNKNSSSFEFSLNAMTDRRDVQNSMVVEASKKNLQEDISDSLLKRKRNSLHPQKGIKNNSPFKIPNDQMDFQKSMDVEASKKNLEEDISDSLSKRVTENNSPFEFPLNARTDQRDVEQLMDVEALKKNLQEDISDYLLIKKRNTMQPKKDTKNNSSFEFPLHAMTDQRDVDVKASKKNLKEDISDHPLKKKRNTVHDPSSPPSDNKSRSSLQKSNQEELHDQIPAEKIFNRTGIQSFKSFLSSKSANCGPDVQQEISVGRNKQKSSPKRSIFVKPNMVMDEDSDIQSKSLTDETNSESSEDGSHCKEPEELSPEIRISEKILHNSDKSLDNEKDVGVVGSSPASDSSKGGVQDTSKLEMYMEENQEDGLTRAVALFTVALGHVKTKLKSISSRRSADILRTAVEEILSRLQNAESLVKTDVGKLTNLSHSKSKQLETRFQGAAHKKLVSQVEQEINAQLEDAESRIMAVQEMARGKMLQLKLAVAECLKHGGLS from the exons ATGGGAACGGATGTTGGTAGACAGACTGATATTCAGGAG GAGCAAATGACTGATCGTCGGAGTCTCAGTAGCAACAATCGTTACTGCAGTCAATCCACAAAGATGTCTGTAGGAATTCTTGTTCATTCTATTTCCAATGCCAAAACAAAAGACCTCCAGGAGCCAGGGGCCCAAACTGTTGAAGTTGGAGGTAGCAGCAAAAAAAATAGTGTCAGATGTCGTGAAGGGCATTCACCACTTATGGAAAAACACGTGATAGTTGAACCAAAGAATGCCTCCCCTTGGGTTTCCACTAGATCTTTCAACCCAAAGATATCTTCTTCAGTCACAGATAAAGATACAGAACGTGCACCAAGTTTCCCAGCCACCAGAAGAACACGCCCCACATCAAAGATATTAGAGAAAGCATCTGCAGCCCATTCCATCAAATATTTTGCTGCTAAGTCTGGCTTAGGATCTGATGTATGCAGACAGAAGAATTCTGGTAGAGAGAACTGTTCAGTGGAGAATGGGAATGTTGATAATGTAGAGCATGTTGAGAATCTGGTATGTTCAACTGAACAAGGAGTTCAGCAAGCGAACGAACAGGTACAAGATAAAGATAGGAAAAAAGAAACCAGGGGCCATGAATCTTTGAGGATCAAGCTGTGGGAGatcttaggagatgtttcttcaCCAAACAAACCGCCCCCCAGTCTTCAGTGTGAGGAATTGCATCTGGACCAAGAGAAGAACTGGAAGCAAAGTCCTATCAGAAAACTAAACCTTAATTCGGACACTATCGAAAGTGATTCTCAAACTCAAATTTCCACAAGGCCAATAACTCGTTCTTTAGCCCGGATGAAAGCTGCTAGAAAACAGGGTAGTAAGACTGAAGCAACAAATTCTATCAATAGAAAAGACTGTCAACGAAACAGAATATTCTCATCCAAAGGAGATCTATCTGTGGGATCATATGGTAATTTCATGGATGGTTCTTTACCTTCTAAGGGAGAAAAAGTTATTATGGGAATGAGCTCTCGAGTAGAGACAAATCAGGGTGTAAGGAAAAAAGATGTAGAAGAGAGACAGCAGTCAGAGAAGAGCAGATCAATACCAGTGGAAAAATCAATGTTGCAGAAGAATAAAGTTTCCAATGCCAGCAGTTCCTCTGACAGAAGAAATGATGTAAATGTCGAGCCAGAGAAGGGTAACAAGAATAGTTCTTCATTTGAGTTTTCTCTTAATGCAATGACTGATCGAAGGGATGTTCAGAATTCAATGGTTGTTGAAGCTTCGAAGAAGAATCTACAAGAAGACATATCTGATTCTCTgttaaaaaggaaaaggaatTCTCTTCATCCACAAAAGGGTATCAAAAATAATTCTCCATTTAAGATACCTAATGACCAAATGGATTTTCAGAAGTCAATGGATGTTGAAGCTTCAAAGAAGAATCTAGAGGAAGACATATCTGATTCTCTGTCAAAAAGGGTTACCGAAAATAATTCTCCGTTTGAGTTTCCTCTTAATGCAAGGACTGATCAAAGAGATGTTGAACAGTTAATGGATGTTGAAGCATTAAAGAAGAATCTTCAAGAAGACATTTCTGATTATCTATTAATAAAGAAAAGGAACACTATGCAGCCCAAAAAGGATACCAAGAATAATTCTTCATTTGAGTTTCCTCTTCATGCGATGACTGATCAAAGGGATGTTGATGTTAAAGCTTCCAAGAAGAATCTGAAAGAAGACATATCTGATCACCctttgaaaaagaaaaggaacaCTGTGCATGATCCTTCATCCCCTCCTTCCGACAATAAGTCACGGAGCAGTTTACAGAAAAGTAATCAAGAAGAACTTCATGATCAAATTCCTGCTGAGAAAATATTTAACAGAACAGGCATACAAAGCTTCAAAAGCTTTCTGAGTTCAAAATCAGCTAACTGCGGACCAGATGTGCAACAGGAAATTTCC gtTGGTAGGAACAAACAGAAGAGTAGTCCGAAGAGAAGCATCTTTGTGAAACCAAATATGGTAATGGATGAAGACAGTGATATCCAGTCCAAATCATTAACCGATGAGACTAATTCTGAGAGCTCTGAAGATGGATCTC ATTGCAAGGAACCAGAGGAATTGTCTCCTGAAATTCGTATATCTGAAAAGATTCTACATAATTCCGATAAAAGTCTTGACAATGAAAAAGATGTTGGAGTGGTTGGATCTAGTCCCGCATCAGATTCATCAAAAG GAGGGGTACAGGATACCAGTAAGCTTGAAATGTACATGGAAGAGAATCAGGAGGATGGCCTGACCAG GGCTGTAGCACTATTTACTGTGGCTCTGGGTCATGTTAAGACCAAACTGAAGTCAATTAGTAGCAGAAGGTCTGCCGATATTCTGCGCACTGCAGTTGAGGAAATATTGTCACGATTGCAGAATGCTGAATCTCTTGTTAAAACAGATGT GGGAAAGCTGACCAATCTAAGTCATTCAAAAAGCAAACAGCTGGAAACTAGATTTCAAG GAGCAGCGCATAAAAAGTTAGTGTCACAAGTGGAGCAAGAAATCAATGCACAACTTGAAGATGCTGAAAGCAGAATCATGGCTGTCCAAGAG ATGGCTAGGGGAAAGATGCTTCAACTGAAACTTGCGGTGGCTGAATGCTTGAAACATGGTGGCTTAAGTTGA
- the LOC121748935 gene encoding transcription factor PHYTOCHROME INTERACTING FACTOR-LIKE 15-like: protein MTKTSDYSQTAPNCQDSESSFSGQYNVNGSAMQAIKKRKRAALLHSHKKRRDDKIKKRLWALRNLIPNCTQMDKESVLDEAIVYLKCLQLQLQIMPTYAGLCVPPAPITYPLQLYGLPHAGLTGYRTGLEMPKPQQP, encoded by the exons ATGACGAAAACTAGTGATTATTCACAAACAGCACCCAATTGTCAAGATTCAGAATCATCATTTTCAGGTCAATATAATGTTAATGGATCAGCCATGCAAGCAATCAAGAAGAGGAAAAGAGCAGCACTTCTTCATTCACATAAAAAG AGGAGAGATGATAAAATCAAGAAAAGGCTTTGGGCACTGCGAAACCTCATACCTAATTGCACCCAG ATGGATAAAGAATCTGTCCTTGATGAAGCTATTGTGTACCTAAAATGTCTTCAGCTTCAGTTACAG ATTATGCCAACTTATGCTGGATTATGTGTTCCACCAGCACCCATCACTTATCCTCTACAGTTGTATGGTTTACCTCATGCCGGATTAACTGGATATCGAACCGGCCTTGAGATGCCAAAACCACAACAACCATGA